The following proteins are encoded in a genomic region of Clostridium kluyveri:
- a CDS encoding sensor histidine kinase translates to MRGNWCFSSVMLIFFSALLSLTCGYYICTFIFSQSGIIHSYLLYIAQSFVSVVIFFVGWEIYLQLHWRFTSKKRKFDLSRSQVLSGAIEAINKIASGDFNVLVKTNELDPFNEVADEVNRMAKELGSLEKMRQDFISDVSHEIQSPLTSISGFAALLRKRNLSESQISRYASIIEAESKRLSKLSENLLRLSNLESENHNLNLKNYQIDKQIESILLMLEPQWSAKSITLDVSLEKTIVCGDEDLLSQVFINLLHNAIKFTSENGNIGVKLSSNENEIECKISDTGRGISPQDQPRIFERFYKADKSRDRSLGGNGLGLSIVKKIVDLHGGKISLTSEIGKGTEFTVFLPR, encoded by the coding sequence GTGAGGGGAAATTGGTGTTTTTCTTCAGTAATGCTAATTTTTTTTTCGGCGTTACTTAGTTTAACCTGTGGATACTATATATGCACATTCATTTTCAGTCAATCAGGAATTATCCATTCATATCTACTCTATATTGCTCAAAGCTTCGTTTCTGTTGTGATATTTTTTGTTGGTTGGGAAATATATTTACAATTACACTGGCGATTCACCAGTAAAAAAAGAAAGTTTGACCTTTCACGCTCTCAAGTATTGAGTGGAGCTATTGAAGCCATAAACAAGATAGCTTCCGGTGATTTCAATGTGCTTGTTAAAACAAACGAACTCGACCCTTTTAATGAGGTAGCAGATGAAGTCAACAGAATGGCAAAAGAGCTAGGTTCTTTGGAAAAAATGCGGCAAGATTTTATATCAGATGTATCACACGAAATACAGTCACCTTTAACCTCTATTTCAGGGTTTGCTGCACTGCTGAGAAAAAGAAATTTAAGCGAGAGCCAAATATCACGCTATGCCAGTATAATAGAAGCTGAAAGCAAAAGATTATCCAAGCTAAGCGAAAATTTATTAAGGTTATCTAATTTGGAATCAGAAAATCATAATTTAAATTTAAAGAACTATCAAATCGACAAGCAAATTGAAAGTATTTTACTCATGCTAGAACCACAGTGGTCTGCGAAAAGTATCACACTTGACGTTTCTCTTGAGAAGACGATAGTATGCGGTGATGAGGATTTATTAAGTCAGGTATTTATAAATTTGCTTCATAATGCTATTAAATTCACATCCGAAAACGGAAATATAGGAGTTAAATTATCAAGCAATGAAAATGAAATTGAGTGTAAAATCTCCGATACAGGTAGAGGTATTTCACCGCAAGATCAGCCACGAATTTTCGAACGGTTTTATAAAGCAGATAAATCTCGTGACCGTTCTTTGGGTGGCAACGGACTTGGACTTTCAATAGTAAAAAAGATTGTTGATTTACACGGAGGGAAAATATCTCTTACCAGTGAAATTGGAAAAGGTACGGAATTTACTGTTTTTCTACCCAGATAA
- a CDS encoding response regulator transcription factor, producing MNKVLVIDDDGYIRELICTVLKNDGFSVSEAVNGRDALQKLGEEKIDLCVLDIMMPQMDGYEFCKQVRRYYEDMPILMLTAKSELSQKVKGFELGADDYLTKPFEVDELLVRIKALLRRYKVVASQTINIGNLAMDKSSYTVISNNENYDIPMKEFELLFMLGSYPGKTLSRNRLIEEVWGLDFEGNERTLDVHINRLRERFPSHVYKFKITTIRGLGYRLEAAK from the coding sequence TTGAATAAGGTTCTAGTTATAGATGATGACGGTTATATTAGAGAGCTTATTTGCACAGTATTGAAAAATGACGGATTTTCTGTGTCTGAAGCTGTAAACGGGAGAGATGCATTACAAAAACTTGGAGAGGAAAAAATAGACCTTTGTGTTCTTGACATTATGATGCCTCAAATGGACGGCTACGAATTTTGCAAACAGGTACGTAGATATTATGAGGATATGCCCATTTTAATGTTGACCGCCAAAAGCGAGCTTTCCCAAAAAGTAAAGGGCTTTGAGCTTGGTGCGGACGATTATTTAACAAAACCCTTTGAGGTTGATGAGCTACTTGTTCGAATAAAAGCACTTCTGAGGCGTTATAAAGTAGTTGCTTCACAAACTATTAATATAGGTAATTTAGCCATGGATAAAAGTAGTTATACGGTCATTAGTAACAATGAAAATTACGATATACCCATGAAAGAATTTGAACTCTTATTCATGCTTGGAAGCTATCCTGGTAAAACCCTTTCTCGTAATAGGTTGATTGAAGAGGTTTGGGGTCTTGATTTTGAAGGAAACGAGCGAACACTTGATGTTCATATAAATCGTCTTAGAGAGAGATTTCCGTCTCATGTTTACAAGTTCAAAATTACTACAATTCGGGGACTTGGTTATAGATTGGAGGCGGCGAAGTGA
- a CDS encoding permease prefix domain 1-containing protein gives MEQIDRYVNSVYRHVDGDKEEIEILKEEMRNHLLQIVEELKSEGKSDEESITIAIERFGEQTQIENELLGIFKFVNKKAKKILIAAVSFLLLALISFSTFVVGINICTKQYDKRNNEIVNIMRSYNQDDLENIDKNISVLLNKYKSKVKYVAMYHVTNGEDLWHTDLKDLEYVYPKDIHYDDMDTFNKQIITEEGVKYVSKYYQLYN, from the coding sequence ATGGAACAAATTGATAGATATGTTAATTCAGTTTATAGACATGTTGATGGAGATAAAGAAGAAATTGAAATATTAAAAGAGGAAATGAGAAATCATTTACTACAAATTGTAGAAGAATTAAAATCAGAAGGTAAGTCGGATGAAGAAAGTATCACTATTGCCATTGAAAGATTTGGGGAACAAACTCAAATTGAAAACGAATTGCTGGGGATATTTAAGTTTGTAAACAAAAAAGCCAAAAAAATATTAATTGCAGCAGTATCATTTCTTTTGCTGGCTTTAATATCATTTTCAACTTTTGTTGTTGGAATTAATATTTGCACAAAACAATATGACAAAAGAAATAATGAAATTGTTAATATAATGAGATCATATAACCAGGATGATTTAGAGAATATAGATAAAAACATTAGTGTATTATTAAATAAATATAAAAGCAAGGTTAAGTATGTAGCGATGTATCATGTGACAAATGGTGAAGATTTATGGCACACGGACTTAAAAGATTTAGAATATGTTTATCCCAAGGATATTCATTATGATGATATGGATACCTTTAATAAGCAGATAATAACTGAAGAAGGAGTTAAATATGTCTCGAAATATTACCAATTATACAACTAA
- a CDS encoding permease prefix domain 1-containing protein — protein sequence MDKLDRYINSVCKNLKGRNEEITIVRQEMKNHLLQSVEELKRQGKSQDESIDIAINKFGQVDILKKQLKQVYTTEKSFSRKISNTAFILLIIGVIFLIFQNFIKYNSSYIDTKILYDVQDIIKSNNDVSSGKLETLFKENNNKFKFYNKELKYIAVFKYPPNYNGNMDTASFKNAKNIYPSYAQLNNDLKRIGYISNASSGKEYLTTNNKWYISVHYIKPRIQWLQYGINNILNIFIIICIVSSIVLFIISSFINIYHKRKVEFIS from the coding sequence ATGGATAAATTAGACAGATATATTAACTCAGTTTGTAAAAATTTAAAAGGTAGAAATGAAGAAATTACCATAGTAAGACAGGAAATGAAGAATCATTTATTACAATCCGTAGAAGAACTAAAAAGGCAGGGAAAATCCCAAGATGAAAGTATTGATATAGCTATAAATAAATTTGGACAAGTGGATATATTAAAAAAACAGCTTAAACAAGTCTATACCACTGAAAAAAGCTTTTCGAGAAAAATCAGTAATACAGCATTTATATTATTAATTATAGGTGTGATATTTTTAATATTTCAAAATTTTATTAAATATAATTCAAGTTATATAGATACAAAAATCTTATATGATGTACAAGATATAATAAAAAGTAATAATGATGTATCCAGCGGTAAGCTAGAGACGTTATTTAAAGAAAATAATAATAAATTTAAATTTTACAATAAGGAATTAAAGTATATAGCAGTATTCAAATATCCCCCAAATTATAATGGAAATATGGACACAGCTTCTTTTAAGAATGCAAAAAATATATATCCAAGTTATGCTCAGCTTAATAATGATTTAAAAAGAATAGGATATATATCAAATGCTTCGTCAGGTAAGGAATATTTAACCACTAATAATAAATGGTATATTTCTGTTCATTACATTAAGCCAAGAATTCAATGGCTGCAGTATGGAATTAATAATATTTTAAATATCTTTATAATTATATGTATAGTATCAAGCATTGTTTTATTTATAATTTCTTCTTTCATTAATATTTATCATAAAAGGAAAGTTGAATTTATATCATAA
- a CDS encoding PadR family transcriptional regulator: MEINKEMIKGYIESIILSLLKNNDLYGYEISKKIRNMSKEKFEIKEGTLYVVLKRLEKNELVHSYWGDTESNGGRRRYYKITDKGINYLSKKKDEWIFFKSIIDIFFEEV, from the coding sequence TTGGAAATAAATAAAGAAATGATAAAAGGATATATAGAAAGTATAATATTATCTTTGCTTAAAAATAATGATTTATATGGTTATGAAATTTCAAAAAAAATTAGGAACATGAGTAAAGAAAAATTTGAAATTAAGGAAGGTACTTTATATGTGGTGCTAAAAAGATTAGAAAAGAATGAATTAGTTCATTCTTATTGGGGTGATACAGAAAGTAATGGTGGGAGAAGGAGGTATTATAAAATAACTGATAAAGGTATAAATTATCTTAGCAAAAAGAAAGATGAGTGGATATTTTTTAAAAGTATTATCGATATTTTTTTTGAGGAGGTATAA
- a CDS encoding ferritin-like domain-containing protein — protein MVKMTCIVCGMGINEKNYNFNKEAFINSNSKEKIMYCPFCGAAIEYLIEDGQEIKYDRNKLNRNDLKIIDHAVKLEVFNGDFYKKASDMAKDENVKSMFKDLSSIEYMHARIHKKIAGIKEFPVLKDMDYSKYNTDEALLAAACEREKHAVEYYKKYEKEIHEENIVKIFNVLSKVEEEHIELTGE, from the coding sequence ATGGTTAAAATGACTTGTATTGTTTGCGGTATGGGAATAAATGAAAAGAATTATAATTTTAATAAAGAAGCATTTATAAATTCAAATAGTAAAGAAAAAATAATGTATTGCCCATTTTGTGGAGCAGCAATTGAATATTTAATAGAAGATGGACAAGAAATAAAATATGATAGAAATAAATTGAATCGAAATGATTTAAAAATAATAGATCATGCAGTTAAGTTGGAAGTTTTTAATGGGGATTTTTATAAGAAGGCTTCAGATATGGCAAAAGATGAAAATGTAAAAAGTATGTTTAAGGATTTATCAAGCATAGAATATATGCATGCTAGAATTCACAAGAAAATAGCTGGTATTAAAGAATTTCCAGTACTTAAAGATATGGATTATTCAAAATATAATACCGATGAAGCTTTACTTGCTGCAGCTTGTGAAAGGGAAAAACATGCTGTAGAATATTATAAAAAATATGAAAAAGAAATTCATGAAGAAAACATTGTAAAGATATTTAATGTACTTTCTAAGGTTGAGGAAGAACATATAGAACTTACAGGTGAATAA
- a CDS encoding EAL and HDOD domain-containing protein encodes MDIFVARQPIFNRFNKIYGYELLFRDNIKKNKCIESDGDTATIKVIKNSIFYIGMDKIVQNKMAFINFTENILTSGIFEIISPESVAIEILENVKPSDKVINTCKILKQKGFILALDDFPFDEEHKKFINLVDIIKVDFRITPDYERKKIINSIKSKKIKFLAEKVETGDEFNEAMQYGYTYFQGYYFSKPVIISGKKIPENKLLYIKLLKEINSKEISIENIENLIKNDISLSYDLLKIINSAQFCLKSQIKSIRHAIVYFGENKIKKWINLTCVKSIANDKPEIFTVNTLVRAYFAESIFIKSGLVEKSFNAFLTGMFSLIDAILERPLNEILKELSMPSAVKSALLGEKDNYYSKVLKLIIAYENEKWDEVTHLQLAFALKVEDLIGAYFDSTYQVGLYL; translated from the coding sequence ATGGATATATTTGTAGCAAGGCAGCCTATTTTTAATAGATTTAATAAAATTTATGGATATGAACTTTTGTTTAGAGACAATATTAAAAAAAATAAATGTATTGAAAGCGATGGAGATACAGCAACTATTAAAGTTATAAAAAATAGTATTTTTTATATTGGTATGGATAAGATAGTTCAGAACAAAATGGCGTTTATTAATTTTACTGAAAACATTTTAACATCGGGAATATTTGAAATAATTTCGCCTGAAAGTGTAGCAATTGAAATCTTAGAAAATGTAAAGCCATCAGATAAAGTGATAAATACATGTAAAATTCTAAAACAAAAAGGATTTATACTTGCTTTAGACGATTTTCCTTTTGATGAAGAACATAAAAAATTTATTAATCTTGTAGATATAATAAAAGTTGATTTTCGTATAACTCCAGATTATGAACGAAAAAAAATAATTAATAGTATAAAATCTAAAAAAATAAAATTTCTTGCAGAGAAAGTTGAAACAGGTGATGAATTTAATGAAGCTATGCAGTATGGATATACATATTTTCAAGGCTATTATTTTAGTAAACCTGTAATTATATCCGGTAAAAAAATACCCGAAAATAAACTTCTATATATAAAGTTACTAAAGGAGATAAATTCAAAAGAAATATCTATTGAAAATATCGAAAATTTGATTAAAAATGATATTTCACTTTCATATGATTTGTTAAAAATAATAAATTCTGCTCAATTTTGCTTAAAAAGTCAGATAAAATCAATTAGGCATGCTATTGTTTATTTTGGAGAAAATAAAATAAAAAAATGGATAAACTTAACCTGTGTAAAGTCAATTGCCAATGATAAGCCAGAGATATTTACAGTTAATACACTAGTTAGGGCATATTTTGCAGAATCCATATTTATCAAGTCAGGACTGGTGGAAAAATCATTTAATGCATTTTTAACAGGAATGTTTTCTTTAATAGATGCTATATTGGAAAGACCACTTAATGAGATATTAAAAGAGTTATCTATGCCCAGTGCGGTTAAAAGTGCATTACTTGGAGAAAAAGATAATTATTATAGTAAGGTATTAAAATTAATTATTGCATATGAAAACGAAAAATGGGATGAGGTAACACATTTGCAGTTAGCTTTTGCTCTAAAGGTTGAGGATTTAATAGGTGCATATTTTGACTCTACATATCAAGTGGGATTATATTTGTGA